The proteins below come from a single Streptomyces sp. SCSIO 75703 genomic window:
- a CDS encoding acetyl-CoA C-acetyltransferase, with amino-acid sequence MSSATNGTTSVIVAGARTPMGRLLGSLKSFSGADLGGFAIKAALDRAGIGGDQVQYVIMGQVLQAGAGQIPARQAAVKAGIPMNVPALTVNKVCLSGLDAIALADQLIRAGEFDIVVAGGQESMTNAPHLLPKSREGFKYGAVGMLDAMAHDGLTDPFESIAMGESTEKHNTRLGIARPEQDEIAALSHQRAAAAQKNGLFEAEITPVEVPQRKGDPVLFSKDEGIRGDTTAESLGRLRPAFAKDGTITAGTSSQISDGAAAVVVMSKAKAEELGLAWIAEIGAHGNVAGPDNSLQSQPSNAIRHALDKEGLDVADLDLIEINEAFAAVAVQSMKDLGVSTEKVNVNGGAIALGHPIGMSGARLVLHLALELKRRGGGVGAAALCGGGGQGDALIVRVPKS; translated from the coding sequence ATGTCTTCTGCAACGAACGGCACGACCTCCGTCATCGTCGCGGGTGCCCGCACCCCGATGGGGCGGCTGCTCGGCTCGCTGAAGTCCTTCTCCGGGGCCGACCTCGGCGGCTTCGCCATCAAGGCAGCCCTGGACCGCGCGGGGATCGGCGGCGACCAGGTCCAGTACGTGATCATGGGGCAGGTGCTCCAGGCGGGCGCGGGCCAGATCCCCGCCCGGCAGGCCGCCGTGAAGGCCGGCATCCCCATGAACGTCCCGGCGCTCACCGTCAACAAGGTGTGCCTGTCCGGGCTCGACGCCATCGCCCTGGCCGACCAGCTCATTCGCGCCGGTGAATTCGACATCGTCGTCGCCGGCGGCCAGGAGTCCATGACCAACGCGCCCCACCTGCTGCCCAAGTCCCGCGAGGGCTTCAAGTACGGCGCCGTCGGGATGCTGGACGCGATGGCCCACGACGGCCTGACCGACCCCTTCGAGAGCATCGCCATGGGCGAGTCGACCGAGAAGCACAACACGCGGCTCGGCATCGCCCGCCCCGAGCAGGACGAGATCGCCGCGCTCTCCCACCAGCGGGCCGCCGCCGCCCAGAAGAACGGTCTCTTCGAGGCGGAGATCACCCCCGTCGAGGTGCCGCAGCGCAAGGGCGACCCGGTGCTGTTCAGCAAGGACGAGGGCATCCGCGGCGACACCACCGCCGAATCGCTGGGCCGGCTGCGCCCGGCCTTCGCCAAGGACGGCACGATCACCGCGGGTACCTCCTCGCAGATCTCCGACGGCGCGGCGGCCGTGGTCGTCATGAGCAAGGCCAAGGCCGAGGAACTGGGCCTGGCCTGGATCGCGGAGATCGGCGCCCACGGCAACGTCGCGGGTCCGGACAACTCTTTGCAGTCGCAGCCCTCCAACGCGATCCGCCACGCCCTCGACAAGGAGGGCCTCGACGTCGCGGACCTGGACCTCATCGAGATCAACGAGGCGTTCGCCGCGGTCGCCGTGCAGTCCATGAAGGATCTCGGCGTGTCCACCGAAAAGGTGAACGTCAACGGGGGCGCCATCGCCCTCGGCCACCCCATCGGCATGTCCGGCGCCCGGCTGGTGCTGCACCTGGCGCTGGAGCTGAAGCGGCGCGGCGGCGGGGTCGGCGCGGCGGCGCTGTGCGGCGGCGGCGGACAGGGCGACGCGCTGATCGTGCGCGTGCCGAAGTCCTGA
- the mce gene encoding methylmalonyl-CoA epimerase produces the protein MLTRIDHIGIACHDLDATVAFYRATYGFEVFHTEVNEEQGVREAMLKINDTSDGGSTYLQLLEPVREDSTVAKWLAKNGEGVHHIAFGTADVDADAAEIRERGVRVLYDEPRRGSMGSRITFLHPKDCHGVLTELVTSAAVESPEH, from the coding sequence ATGCTGACGCGAATCGACCACATCGGAATCGCCTGCCACGACCTGGACGCGACCGTCGCCTTCTACCGTGCCACCTACGGCTTCGAGGTGTTCCACACGGAGGTCAACGAGGAGCAGGGCGTGCGCGAGGCCATGCTCAAGATCAACGATACGTCGGACGGCGGTTCGACCTACCTCCAGCTCCTCGAACCGGTCCGCGAGGACTCCACCGTCGCGAAGTGGCTCGCGAAGAACGGCGAGGGCGTCCACCACATCGCCTTCGGCACGGCGGACGTGGACGCCGACGCGGCGGAGATCCGGGAGCGCGGGGTACGCGTTCTGTACGACGAGCCCCGGCGGGGTTCCATGGGGTCGAGGATCACCTTCCTGCACCCGAAGGACTGCCACGGCGTCCTGACAGAACTGGTCACTTCGGCGGCCGTTGAGTCACCTGAGCACTGA